In one window of Duganella dendranthematis DNA:
- a CDS encoding TonB-dependent receptor, with translation MSKQGFAVRSMIALAIASAFPLQSALATEVTAAAEGQDTPVAGATPSTANQLETVIVTAQRRAENIKDVPMSIATIKGDKLDAVTAGAGDIRVLSGRTPSLNIESDYGRAFPRFYIRGLGNTDFDLNASQPVGYVMDDIVQENAMLKGFPIFDTDQVEVLRGPQGTLFGRNSPAGVIKFDSAKPVFKQEGYVTLGIGNYSAKNAEGAFNFPVSDTVALRFSGTSQHRDDRVHNTNPTAGKGTQDFEGYGDNAFRLQALVKPNQDFDALFNYHQRNYHGSATLFRANIIKQGTNDIVDGFDYGSYPTDGVNYQKLETKGGSIRLKYNLGDITYHSITGYEKLNFNSRADVDGGYGAVFAPPYGPGRIPFPVETADLLPNHKQFTQELRAESNYKGPLQWIGGLFYFNESIQIDSIAFDSLSPGNPQSPAYSRQFQKSKSWAAFGSLNYAVSDKLKVRGGLRYTDDKKDFFASRTDFDATNTLVTVPNTLNSKTHNVSWDLSGTYELDKNTNLFARAATGYRAPSMQGRLSALTDVPTQAGAEKALSFEAGVKQDLFDRRARLSAAVFQYRVKDKQLTAGSGTVNMNRLINADKVTGQGIELDLQANLGYGFSGSAGYSFNDTEIKDKNVRVQYCGNVANNAGLGCTPTNAPAPGFPGYSLIDGNDLPRAPRHQANFTLKYSTEVANGELYALTDWTYRSKYNFFLYTATEYTAKPLTEGGLRVGYKWGDGKYEVAAFGRNITNKIVLLSAIEFDNLTGMLNEPRTYGATFKVNF, from the coding sequence ATGAGCAAACAAGGTTTCGCAGTGCGATCGATGATCGCCCTGGCCATCGCCAGCGCTTTTCCGCTGCAATCGGCCCTGGCCACCGAAGTAACGGCAGCCGCTGAGGGACAGGACACTCCGGTCGCCGGCGCCACGCCGTCCACCGCCAACCAGCTGGAAACGGTGATCGTGACCGCCCAGCGCCGCGCGGAAAACATCAAGGACGTGCCGATGTCGATCGCCACCATCAAGGGCGACAAGCTGGACGCGGTGACCGCCGGCGCCGGCGACATCCGCGTGCTGTCCGGCCGCACGCCGTCGCTCAACATCGAGTCCGACTACGGCCGCGCCTTCCCGCGTTTCTACATCCGCGGCCTGGGCAATACCGACTTCGACCTGAACGCTTCGCAGCCGGTTGGCTACGTGATGGACGACATCGTCCAGGAAAACGCCATGCTGAAGGGCTTCCCGATCTTCGATACCGACCAGGTCGAGGTGCTGCGCGGCCCGCAGGGCACGCTGTTCGGCCGTAACTCGCCGGCCGGTGTGATCAAGTTCGACTCGGCCAAGCCGGTCTTCAAGCAGGAAGGCTATGTCACGCTGGGCATCGGCAACTACTCGGCCAAGAATGCGGAAGGCGCGTTCAACTTCCCGGTCAGCGACACCGTGGCGCTGCGCTTCTCCGGCACCAGCCAGCACCGCGACGACCGCGTGCACAACACCAATCCGACCGCCGGCAAGGGTACCCAGGACTTTGAAGGCTACGGCGATAACGCCTTCCGCCTGCAGGCGCTGGTCAAGCCGAACCAGGACTTCGACGCGCTGTTCAACTACCACCAGCGTAACTATCACGGCAGCGCCACGCTGTTCCGCGCCAACATCATCAAGCAGGGCACCAACGATATCGTCGACGGCTTCGACTATGGTTCCTACCCGACCGACGGCGTCAACTACCAGAAACTGGAAACCAAGGGCGGCAGCATCCGCCTGAAATACAACCTGGGCGACATCACCTACCACTCGATCACCGGCTATGAAAAGCTGAACTTCAACAGCCGCGCCGACGTCGATGGCGGCTATGGCGCCGTGTTCGCGCCGCCGTATGGTCCCGGCCGCATTCCGTTCCCAGTCGAAACGGCCGACTTGCTGCCTAACCATAAGCAGTTCACCCAAGAGCTGCGCGCCGAGTCCAATTACAAGGGCCCGCTGCAATGGATCGGCGGCCTGTTCTACTTCAACGAATCGATCCAGATCGACAGTATCGCCTTCGATTCGCTGTCGCCAGGCAATCCGCAAAGCCCGGCGTACTCGCGCCAGTTCCAGAAATCGAAATCGTGGGCAGCCTTCGGCTCGCTGAACTACGCTGTCTCCGACAAGCTGAAAGTGCGCGGCGGCCTGCGCTACACGGACGACAAGAAGGACTTCTTCGCCTCGCGCACCGACTTCGACGCCACCAACACGCTGGTGACCGTGCCGAACACGCTGAACAGCAAGACCCACAACGTCAGCTGGGACCTGAGCGGCACCTATGAGCTGGACAAGAACACCAACCTGTTCGCGCGCGCCGCCACTGGCTACCGCGCCCCGTCGATGCAGGGTCGCCTGAGCGCGCTGACCGACGTGCCGACCCAGGCCGGCGCCGAGAAAGCGCTGTCGTTTGAAGCCGGCGTCAAGCAGGACCTGTTCGACCGCCGCGCCCGCCTGAGTGCGGCTGTGTTCCAGTACCGCGTGAAAGACAAGCAGCTGACCGCCGGTAGCGGCACCGTCAACATGAACCGCCTGATCAACGCCGACAAAGTCACCGGCCAGGGTATCGAGCTCGATCTGCAAGCCAACCTGGGCTACGGCTTCAGCGGCTCGGCCGGTTACAGCTTCAACGATACCGAGATCAAGGACAAGAACGTGCGCGTGCAGTACTGCGGCAACGTCGCCAACAACGCCGGCCTCGGTTGCACCCCGACCAATGCCCCAGCGCCTGGCTTCCCTGGCTACTCGCTGATCGACGGCAATGACCTGCCGCGCGCGCCGCGTCACCAGGCCAACTTCACGCTGAAGTACAGCACCGAAGTGGCGAATGGCGAACTGTATGCGCTGACCGACTGGACTTACCGCAGCAAGTACAACTTCTTCCTGTACACCGCCACCGAGTACACCGCCAAGCCGCTGACCGAAGGCGGCCTGCGCGTGGGCTACAAGTGGGGCGATGGCAAGTATGAAGTGGCAGCCTTCGGCCGCAACATCACCAACAAGATCGTACTGCTGAGCGCAATTGAGTTCGACAACCTGACCGGGATGCTGAACGAGCCGCGCACCTACGGTGCGACCTTCAAGGTCAACTTCTAA
- the pcp gene encoding pyroglutamyl-peptidase I, protein MKKIILLTGFEPFNKETINPSWEAVRQLDGWHEGEFVVHARQLPCVFGRALKAVHQAVEELQPSIVISVGQAGGRVDISVERIAINIDDAPYADNQQRQLIDQPIVNGGPAAYFSTLPIKAIVHELREAGLPASVSQSAGTFVCNHVFYGLMHQAHEWGTTMRAGFIHIPYLPQQAARHPGTASMKLEDVVEGLRIAVRTTLAHTVDVREAGGLTH, encoded by the coding sequence ATGAAAAAGATAATATTGTTAACTGGCTTTGAGCCATTTAACAAGGAGACCATTAACCCGTCCTGGGAAGCAGTGCGGCAGCTGGATGGCTGGCACGAGGGCGAGTTTGTGGTCCATGCGCGGCAGCTGCCATGCGTCTTTGGTCGCGCGCTGAAGGCGGTGCACCAGGCGGTGGAAGAACTGCAGCCGAGTATCGTGATCTCGGTGGGGCAGGCGGGCGGGCGGGTGGATATTTCGGTGGAGCGCATCGCCATCAATATCGACGATGCGCCGTATGCGGACAACCAGCAGCGGCAACTGATTGACCAGCCGATTGTGAATGGCGGTCCGGCGGCTTACTTCTCCACCTTGCCGATCAAGGCCATCGTGCACGAATTGCGCGAAGCGGGGCTGCCGGCATCGGTATCGCAATCGGCCGGCACCTTTGTGTGCAACCACGTGTTCTATGGGCTGATGCACCAGGCGCACGAGTGGGGCACCACCATGCGCGCAGGCTTCATACATATTCCGTATCTGCCGCAGCAGGCGGCCCGCCATCCCGGCACCGCCAGCATGAAACTGGAAGACGTCGTGGAAGGCCTGCGCATCGCCGTCCGCACCACACTCGCCCACACAGTCGATGTGCGCGAGGCGGGCGGCTTGACGCACTAA
- a CDS encoding carbohydrate kinase, whose protein sequence is MTDISKKEQLYQLIRANPFISQQDLAVELRLSRSAVAGHIAGLIRERRLLGRAYVLPDKRPVMCIGAANLDRKLRTIETMQLGTSNPATAEEVYGGVARNIAENLARLNLPVALLTAVGDDSAGRNLQDHADAAGIDTRGSLKLQDVATGTYTAILDDKGELVLALADMALYDRITPAFLASRLPQRSAAAMTVADLNLPADSITALLESARTDNVPLVIVAVSQPKMARLPADLGGLRLLILNRGELDTRVGRALPTEADVRAACNEVCAQGARDVIVTCGSQGVYHTRGNELVWLAAHQVEVVDVTGAGDAFSAAVCWSLYQGSDDLTLACRRGLKVAAMTLESPETVSPVLAADILDEIHDFDLSAPLFPSKG, encoded by the coding sequence GTGACCGACATCTCGAAGAAGGAACAGCTCTACCAGCTGATCCGCGCCAACCCCTTCATCTCCCAGCAGGACCTGGCGGTGGAACTGCGCCTGTCGCGTTCCGCCGTGGCCGGCCATATCGCCGGCCTGATCCGCGAACGCCGCCTGCTCGGCCGCGCCTACGTACTGCCGGACAAGCGTCCGGTGATGTGCATCGGCGCCGCCAACCTGGACCGCAAGCTGCGCACCATTGAAACAATGCAGCTGGGCACCTCCAATCCCGCCACCGCCGAGGAAGTCTACGGCGGCGTGGCGCGCAACATTGCCGAAAACCTGGCCCGTCTGAACCTGCCGGTGGCGCTGCTGACCGCCGTCGGCGACGACAGCGCCGGCCGCAACCTGCAAGACCACGCGGATGCGGCTGGTATCGATACCCGTGGCAGCCTCAAACTGCAGGACGTCGCCACCGGCACCTACACTGCCATCCTCGACGACAAGGGCGAACTGGTGCTGGCCCTGGCCGACATGGCACTGTACGACCGCATCACGCCGGCCTTCCTGGCCAGCCGCCTGCCCCAACGCTCAGCCGCCGCCATGACCGTGGCCGATCTCAACCTGCCTGCCGACAGCATCACAGCGCTCCTGGAAAGTGCGCGCACCGACAACGTGCCCCTGGTGATAGTTGCCGTCTCGCAGCCGAAGATGGCCCGGCTGCCGGCGGACCTGGGCGGCCTGCGGCTGCTGATCCTGAATCGCGGCGAGCTGGATACCCGCGTCGGCCGCGCCTTGCCGACCGAGGCGGACGTGCGCGCCGCGTGCAATGAAGTGTGCGCGCAAGGCGCCAGGGACGTCATCGTCACCTGCGGCAGCCAGGGTGTGTATCACACGCGTGGCAATGAGCTGGTGTGGCTGGCCGCGCACCAGGTGGAGGTGGTGGACGTCACCGGCGCCGGCGATGCGTTTTCGGCCGCCGTCTGCTGGTCGCTGTACCAAGGCAGCGACGATCTGACGCTGGCCTGCCGCCGCGGCCTGAAAGTCGCCGCCATGACGCTGGAAAGCCCGGAGACCGTGTCGCCGGTGCTGGCCGCCGACATCCTCGACGAAATACATGATTTTGATCTCAGCGCTCCGCTGTTCCCAAGTAAAGGATAA
- a CDS encoding GNAT family N-acetyltransferase, which translates to MTVLSTARLELQPFDDQHYDGLRALNSDPQVMRYITGRPETPEETTAFIARVKAAWATLGYSWWAFIERDSGRLIGAGCIQHIERNPDNPLELGWRLIPDAQGKGYAKEAAQAMASFAFDTLKSQQLVAVCHVQNTNSEKIMRRLGMTYRGVERWYNTDTTVYAVTAYEWHS; encoded by the coding sequence ATGACCGTTCTGTCCACCGCCCGGCTGGAATTGCAGCCCTTCGACGACCAGCACTACGATGGCCTGCGAGCGCTCAACAGCGACCCGCAAGTCATGCGCTACATCACCGGCAGGCCGGAGACGCCGGAAGAAACCACGGCCTTCATCGCCAGGGTCAAGGCCGCGTGGGCCACGCTGGGTTATTCGTGGTGGGCGTTCATTGAGCGCGATTCCGGGCGGCTGATTGGCGCCGGGTGCATCCAGCATATCGAACGCAATCCTGACAACCCGCTGGAACTTGGCTGGCGCCTGATTCCCGATGCGCAAGGCAAGGGCTACGCGAAGGAAGCCGCGCAAGCGATGGCCAGCTTCGCCTTCGATACGTTGAAGAGCCAGCAACTGGTGGCCGTCTGCCACGTGCAGAATACCAATTCGGAAAAAATCATGCGGCGGCTGGGCATGACCTATCGCGGCGTCGAGCGGTGGTACAACACCGATACTACGGTGTACGCCGTAACTGCCTATGAGTGGCACTCATAG
- a CDS encoding pseudouridine-5'-phosphate glycosidase, which produces MHQYLLFSPEVAAARAAGKPIVALESTIISHGMPYPQNVQMAREVEQIIRDGGAVPATIAIIGGKICVGLSDEQLELLGTAGDAIKVSRRDLPYVLSQSKLGATTVAATMICAELAGIQVFVTGGIGGVHRGAETSFDISADLQELAQTSVAVVCAGVKSILDIGLTLEYLETHGVPVVSVGQRGFPAFFTRESGFNADFQLDTPDEQAAFIATKWALGLKGGVVVSNPVPAAEAMPKEEIDRITEQALQEADQQGVTGKNVTPFLLARIKALTEGRSLVTNIALVKNNARCGAALAVAMQSPH; this is translated from the coding sequence ATGCACCAATACCTGCTGTTCTCGCCGGAAGTGGCTGCCGCCCGCGCCGCCGGCAAACCGATCGTCGCGCTGGAATCGACCATCATCTCGCACGGCATGCCGTATCCGCAAAACGTGCAGATGGCGCGTGAAGTGGAACAGATCATCCGCGACGGCGGCGCCGTGCCGGCCACCATCGCCATCATCGGCGGCAAAATCTGTGTCGGCCTGTCGGACGAGCAGCTGGAGTTGCTGGGCACCGCCGGCGACGCCATCAAAGTGAGCCGCCGCGACCTGCCCTACGTATTGTCGCAATCCAAACTGGGTGCCACCACCGTGGCCGCCACCATGATCTGCGCCGAACTGGCCGGCATCCAGGTATTCGTCACCGGCGGCATCGGCGGCGTGCACCGTGGCGCGGAGACCAGCTTTGACATTTCCGCCGACCTGCAGGAACTGGCGCAGACGTCGGTGGCGGTGGTATGCGCCGGCGTCAAATCCATCCTCGACATCGGCTTAACGCTGGAGTACCTGGAAACCCACGGCGTGCCGGTGGTGAGCGTCGGTCAGCGCGGCTTCCCGGCATTCTTCACCCGCGAGAGCGGCTTCAATGCCGACTTCCAGCTCGATACGCCGGACGAGCAGGCGGCCTTCATCGCCACCAAGTGGGCGCTGGGCCTGAAGGGCGGCGTCGTCGTCAGCAATCCGGTGCCGGCCGCCGAGGCGATGCCGAAAGAAGAAATCGACCGCATCACCGAACAGGCCTTGCAAGAGGCGGATCAGCAAGGCGTCACCGGCAAGAACGTTACGCCGTTCCTGCTGGCGCGCATCAAGGCGCTGACCGAAGGCCGCAGCCTGGTGACCAACATCGCGCTGGTGAAGAACAACGCCCGTTGCGGCGCCGCGCTGGCGGTGGCCATGCAGTCCCCACACTAG
- a CDS encoding LysR family transcriptional regulator — MSIDLKQLKYFLAVAEEKSFSRAAERLHISQPPLSQQIMKLESELGVKLFARTTRTFELTVAGKALMNEAAELLAKMRMTIDTIRQIDRGEVGRLRVGIVGSAMWGPIPSLLEEFQTKFPRVTWTLHELGPTLQYDALRAKQIDVGFWREPRLDEDGLRNDNLRQELCFREDVCVALNEHHPLAKQDAIELMDIADQPMLTLALDKSAFPRYLIQCCVKAGFQPTIFQEASEPQTLLAMVGAGLGVALMPETTSRIGWPGVVFVPIRSNPPSANLYITYTTTDDAPVVRAFLNILNPPSRET, encoded by the coding sequence ATGTCCATCGATCTGAAACAACTCAAGTATTTTCTCGCCGTCGCTGAAGAAAAGAGTTTCAGCCGCGCCGCTGAGCGCCTGCACATCTCGCAGCCGCCATTGAGCCAGCAGATCATGAAGCTGGAGAGTGAACTGGGCGTCAAACTGTTCGCCCGCACCACCCGCACCTTTGAACTGACGGTGGCCGGCAAGGCGCTGATGAACGAAGCGGCCGAGCTGCTGGCCAAGATGCGCATGACCATCGATACCATCCGCCAGATCGACCGCGGTGAAGTGGGCCGGCTGCGGGTGGGCATCGTCGGTTCTGCGATGTGGGGACCGATTCCCAGCCTGCTGGAAGAATTCCAGACCAAGTTCCCGCGCGTGACGTGGACCCTGCACGAACTGGGGCCAACGCTGCAATACGACGCGCTGCGCGCCAAGCAGATCGACGTCGGCTTCTGGCGCGAGCCCAGGCTGGATGAGGATGGACTGAGAAACGACAACCTGCGCCAGGAACTGTGCTTCCGCGAAGACGTGTGCGTGGCGCTCAACGAGCATCACCCATTGGCCAAGCAGGATGCGATCGAGTTGATGGACATCGCCGACCAGCCGATGCTGACGCTGGCCCTGGACAAGTCGGCCTTCCCGCGCTATCTGATCCAGTGCTGCGTGAAGGCCGGCTTCCAGCCGACGATTTTCCAGGAGGCGTCCGAACCGCAAACGCTGCTGGCCATGGTCGGCGCGGGACTGGGCGTGGCGCTGATGCCGGAGACCACCAGCCGCATCGGCTGGCCGGGCGTGGTGTTCGTGCCGATCCGCAGCAATCCGCCCTCGGCCAACCTGTACATCACCTACACCACCACCGATGATGCGCCGGTAGTGCGGGCTTTCCTGAACATCCTCAATCCGCCGTCGCGGGAGACTTAA
- a CDS encoding PIN domain-containing protein yields the protein MVTKVLVETNILIDLMNGVPKAKVELGYFSDFAISSLTWMEVMVGCKTQADTLKFETFLKMLNVQVVHPDDAIMATAVTIRSAGLARTPKRKIKAPDAIIGATAKVLGRVVITRNPADFEPSQLRVPYKLKYQKDDNSNITGWIASDVADAPE from the coding sequence ATGGTGACCAAGGTACTTGTTGAAACGAATATTCTCATCGACTTGATGAATGGCGTGCCGAAGGCTAAGGTAGAACTCGGATATTTTTCCGACTTCGCTATCAGCTCGCTTACCTGGATGGAGGTAATGGTCGGGTGCAAGACCCAGGCCGACACCTTAAAGTTCGAAACGTTCTTGAAAATGCTGAACGTCCAGGTTGTACACCCGGACGACGCCATCATGGCGACAGCAGTAACTATTCGTTCAGCCGGCCTCGCTAGAACGCCCAAGCGCAAGATCAAGGCGCCCGACGCGATTATCGGCGCTACAGCCAAAGTACTTGGCCGCGTGGTGATCACGCGCAATCCAGCCGACTTCGAACCAAGCCAGCTACGCGTCCCTTACAAGCTAAAGTATCAGAAGGACGACAACAGCAACATCACAGGCTGGATCGCGTCTGATGTTGCAGACGCGCCCGAATGA
- the xapA gene encoding xanthosine phosphorylase has product MSNNSPFQAADIIRARLPEGFKPRVAMILGSGLGVLAEQMTDAVTIGYDELPGFPISTVHGHAGELVIGTLSGVSVVCMKGRGHVYEGYGLGVMTSAVRTMKLLGCEMLFVTNAAGSLRTEVDAGALVALTDHINYLPGTPMMGPNDERFGPRFFSMANAYDAELRALLHTSAKEKNVTLHEGVYIAYAGPNFETPAEIRAFKTLGADVVGMSVVPEVVSARHCGLKVVGVSAITNLAEGLSPFPLSHDQTLKYAAIAATSLIEVILGFLGNVAKTPQA; this is encoded by the coding sequence ATGTCTAATAACTCCCCATTCCAGGCAGCCGACATCATTCGCGCCCGTCTTCCAGAAGGCTTCAAGCCGCGCGTTGCGATGATTCTCGGTTCCGGCCTCGGTGTGCTGGCGGAACAGATGACCGACGCGGTCACCATCGGCTACGACGAACTGCCGGGCTTCCCGATCTCCACCGTGCACGGCCACGCCGGCGAACTGGTGATCGGCACCTTGTCGGGCGTGTCGGTGGTGTGCATGAAGGGCCGCGGCCACGTCTACGAAGGCTACGGCCTGGGCGTGATGACCAGCGCCGTGCGCACCATGAAGCTGCTGGGCTGCGAAATGCTGTTCGTGACCAACGCCGCAGGTTCGCTGCGTACCGAAGTGGACGCCGGCGCGCTGGTCGCGCTGACCGACCATATCAACTACCTGCCGGGCACCCCGATGATGGGCCCGAACGATGAGCGCTTCGGTCCACGTTTCTTCAGCATGGCCAACGCCTACGATGCGGAGCTGCGCGCGCTGCTGCACACCTCGGCCAAAGAGAAAAACGTCACGCTGCATGAAGGCGTGTACATCGCCTACGCCGGTCCTAACTTTGAAACGCCTGCGGAAATCCGCGCGTTCAAGACGCTGGGTGCGGACGTGGTCGGCATGTCGGTGGTGCCGGAAGTGGTGTCGGCCCGTCATTGCGGCCTGAAAGTGGTGGGCGTGTCGGCCATCACCAACCTGGCCGAAGGCCTGTCGCCGTTCCCGCTGTCGCATGACCAGACCTTGAAATATGCAGCGATCGCAGCGACGTCGCTGATTGAAGTGATCCTGGGCTTCCTGGGCAATGTGGCGAAAACGCCGCAAGCTTAA
- a CDS encoding DUF969 domain-containing protein: protein MNQTVVNLWPLLGVAVIIAGFVLRAHPVLVVIAACFVTGFAAAMPVEQLLATLGAAFVKTRNLPMILLLPIAAIGLLERHGLKEHAQASIARIKSATTGRLLIAYLAIRELAAAFGLTSIGGHPNMVRPLIAPMAEGAAEVRYPNVTMEMRYRIRAMAAATDNVGLFFGEDIFVAFGAIVLMQTILRGEGLEVDPLHMALWGIPTAICAFIIHSWRLYRLDRYLARSAA from the coding sequence GTGAATCAGACTGTCGTTAATTTGTGGCCGCTGCTGGGCGTGGCCGTCATCATCGCCGGCTTCGTGCTGCGCGCGCATCCGGTGCTGGTGGTAATCGCCGCTTGCTTTGTCACCGGCTTTGCCGCCGCCATGCCGGTCGAGCAGTTGCTGGCCACGCTGGGCGCGGCCTTCGTCAAGACGCGCAACCTGCCGATGATTTTGCTGCTGCCGATTGCCGCCATCGGCCTGCTGGAGCGGCATGGCTTGAAGGAGCATGCGCAGGCATCGATCGCGCGCATCAAGTCCGCCACCACCGGCCGGCTGCTGATTGCGTATCTGGCGATCCGTGAACTGGCGGCCGCCTTCGGCCTGACCAGCATCGGCGGCCATCCCAATATGGTGCGGCCGCTGATCGCGCCGATGGCGGAAGGCGCCGCCGAGGTGCGTTATCCGAATGTGACGATGGAGATGCGCTACCGCATCCGCGCCATGGCCGCCGCCACCGACAACGTCGGCCTGTTCTTCGGCGAGGATATCTTCGTCGCCTTCGGCGCGATTGTGCTGATGCAGACCATCCTGCGCGGCGAAGGGCTGGAAGTCGATCCGCTGCACATGGCGCTATGGGGCATCCCGACCGCCATCTGCGCCTTCATCATCCATTCGTGGCGGCTGTACCGTCTGGACCGGTATCTGGCACGGAGCGCGGCATGA
- a CDS encoding DUF979 domain-containing protein, with protein MILKVEYFYYVLGAMLLMVAWMALRDRHNPRRYNSALFWALYAVVYLAGEQLPPVTAGLMMVAMALIAGFGGVTLGRYGERTAEQRRDSAQRLGHKLLIPALLIPLTTVIGSTLFKDVKWDGLFLLDPKNITLVSLGCGSLFAVATACWLTRSTPLQAMRESRRLIDHLGWAVVLPHMLAVLGLLFTDAGMGKAVAHVVTSYINMDVRLVAVAVYCIGMALFTIIMGNGFAAFPVMAGGVGIPVLVGVYHANPAVMAAIGMFSAYCGTLMTPMAANFNIVPAALLELPDKNAVVKMQVPTALPLLLVNVALLYFLMNL; from the coding sequence ATGATACTCAAGGTCGAATACTTCTACTATGTGCTGGGGGCGATGCTGCTGATGGTGGCCTGGATGGCGCTACGCGACCGGCATAATCCGCGCCGTTACAACAGCGCCTTGTTCTGGGCCTTGTACGCGGTGGTCTACCTGGCCGGCGAACAGCTGCCGCCGGTGACGGCGGGACTGATGATGGTGGCGATGGCGCTGATTGCCGGTTTCGGCGGCGTCACGCTGGGCCGCTACGGCGAACGCACGGCGGAACAACGGCGCGATAGCGCGCAGCGCCTCGGCCACAAGCTGCTGATACCGGCGCTGCTGATTCCACTGACCACCGTGATCGGCTCGACGCTGTTCAAGGATGTGAAGTGGGATGGCCTGTTCCTGCTCGATCCGAAGAACATCACGCTGGTCAGCCTGGGTTGCGGCTCGCTGTTCGCGGTGGCCACGGCCTGCTGGCTGACGCGCTCCACGCCCTTGCAGGCGATGCGCGAATCGCGCCGGCTGATCGATCATTTGGGCTGGGCGGTGGTGCTGCCGCACATGCTGGCGGTGCTTGGGCTATTGTTCACCGACGCAGGCATGGGCAAGGCGGTGGCGCACGTGGTCACGTCGTACATCAATATGGACGTGCGGCTGGTGGCGGTGGCGGTGTACTGCATCGGCATGGCGCTGTTCACCATCATCATGGGCAATGGCTTTGCGGCGTTTCCGGTGATGGCGGGGGGCGTGGGGATTCCGGTGCTGGTCGGCGTGTATCACGCCAATCCGGCGGTGATGGCGGCGATCGGCATGTTCAGCGCTTATTGCGGCACCTTGATGACGCCGATGGCGGCCAATTTCAACATCGTTCCCGCTGCGCTGCTGGAGCTGCCGGATAAAAACGCCGTGGTCAAAATGCAGGTGCCGACGGCGTTGCCGTTATTGTTAGTGAATGTAGCACTGCTTTATTTTTTGATGAATCTGTGA
- a CDS encoding alpha/beta hydrolase: MNTMTRIAAALALTSATIAAPAAMAAPVKNIVLVHGFFADGSGWQGVADILTRDGFNVAVVQQPETSLAEDVKATNSIVNALDGDSILVGHSYGGVVITEAGNNAKVKGLVYVAAFAPDAGESLLTLVKKTPPASEGVKATADGQLYFDHALFHADFAADLPAAQANFMARAQVLPAVQTAAAPITQAAWKTKPSWAIVSTADRTVNPDLERFMAKRAGSKITEINGSHATFIVHPAEVAKVIEQAAGVTGNN; the protein is encoded by the coding sequence ATGAACACCATGACCCGCATCGCAGCAGCCCTCGCCCTGACTTCCGCAACCATCGCCGCTCCCGCCGCCATGGCGGCACCGGTCAAGAACATCGTCCTGGTCCACGGCTTCTTCGCCGATGGTTCCGGCTGGCAGGGTGTGGCCGACATCCTGACCCGTGACGGTTTCAACGTCGCCGTGGTGCAGCAACCGGAAACCTCGCTGGCCGAAGACGTCAAAGCCACCAACAGCATCGTCAACGCGCTGGATGGCGACAGCATCCTGGTCGGCCATAGCTATGGCGGTGTGGTTATTACCGAAGCCGGCAACAACGCCAAAGTCAAAGGCCTGGTCTATGTCGCCGCATTCGCGCCGGACGCCGGCGAAAGCCTGCTGACGCTGGTCAAAAAAACGCCGCCTGCAAGCGAAGGCGTCAAAGCCACGGCCGACGGCCAGCTGTACTTCGACCACGCCCTGTTCCACGCCGACTTCGCCGCCGACCTGCCGGCCGCGCAAGCCAACTTCATGGCCCGCGCACAAGTCCTGCCGGCAGTCCAAACCGCCGCCGCGCCGATCACCCAGGCCGCCTGGAAAACCAAGCCGAGCTGGGCTATCGTATCGACGGCTGACCGCACGGTCAATCCAGACCTGGAACGCTTCATGGCCAAACGCGCCGGCAGCAAAATCACCGAAATCAATGGCAGCCACGCGACCTTCATCGTCCACCCAGCCGAAGTAGCCAAAGTGATCGAACAAGCTGCGGGCGTTACCGGCAACAACTAA